In one window of Drosophila ananassae strain 14024-0371.13 chromosome XR, ASM1763931v2, whole genome shotgun sequence DNA:
- the LOC123257618 gene encoding uncharacterized protein LOC123257618: MSWGPHKDVFKFLCRFASPDVVPTKREVLQVLMSIFDPLGFLSCHTIGLKILLQRIWRLNIDWDQELPEKILEDWRLWKTLLGQIRIFEVPRCFSPDTSDPRQTELHTFVDASEYAYSADCYLRVAMDSKVDVSLVIAMSKVAPLKPLSIPRMELQAAVMGARLAHKVMSTRNLRIDNATYWSDSKTVLQWLTMDPRNFHQFVMHRVAEILETTQVEQWRWVPSKLNVADGATKITDQTQQKTWIMGPGFLKAESSHWPTSTKQESIIDTSEIRKHVMTTCARSAVMFNAHHFLSWRRLYRAVAIIFLFVDRLRAKCAKQDMPTATTMDHVRKAKILLYKQSQAIAFAEELKVLSVGATLHKGNRLVGLNAYVDNDGVLRTRGRLNSIDIAEDAIILAPGCRITNLIARSFHEKYHHLAHETAINDIKASFYISRLRVLYKSVRSTSQRCKVDSAAPRPPQMAPIPRARIGSFQRPFTYTGDDYFGPLLVNVGRRKEKRWVALFTCLTLRAVHFEIAYSLDTSSCIMCLSNFMALRGTPKEILSDNGTNFRATEKAVPEELKKIEHDKITIKFDGIKWRFNPPGAQHMGGAWERLVRTTKGILKNICPNYSFNDEGLRNALMEAQFIINSRPLMFVSLETEDDAALTPNHLLLGSVNGYKPLPKEGMNLQRRWIETQRFGDRFWQRWIKEYAPVLTRRTKWFEKVPPITIGSIVVIVDELLPRNLWLKGRVIDTMMAKDGQVRRVTIKTQHGVLERPATKIAVLDIGLEDGN; encoded by the coding sequence ATGTCCTGGGGCCCACATAAGGATGTGTTTAAGTTtctctgcagatttgcaagtCCCGACGTAGTCCCGACCAAGCGAGAAGTTCTGCAAGTCCTTATGTCGATCTTCGATCCATTAGGATTCTTGTCGTGCCACACGATTGGGCTGAAAATACTTCTCCAGCGTATATGGCGGCTAAATATCGACTGGGATCAGGAGCTGCCCGAGAAGATTCTGGAAGACTGGCGCCTTTGGAAAACTCTTTTAGGGCAGATCAGGATTTTCGAGGTGCCTAGATGCTTCTCCCCAGACACATCAGATCCACGTCAAACGGAGCTCCACACATTCGTCGACGCCAGCGAGTATGCGTATTCTGCTGACTGCTACTTGCGTGTAGCAATGGATTCCAAAGTCGACGTCTCTTTGGTGATAGCGATGTCGAAGGTGGCACCTTTAAAACCACTCTCGATTCCGCGTatggagctgcaggcagcAGTTATGGGAGCACGCTTAGCCCACAAGGTGATGAGCACGCGCAACCTGCGAATCGACAACGCCACATACTGGTCAGATTCAAAGACAGTACTGCAGTGGCTAACTATGGACCCCCGTAACTTTCATCAGTTCGTGATGCACAGAGTCGCCGAAATCCTGGAAACAACGCAAGTCGAGCAATGGCGGTGGGTACCCTCGAAGCTGAACGTAGCAGACGGAGCTACAAAGATCACCGACCAAACCCAGCAGAAGACGTGGATAATGGGCCCTGGGTTCCTAAAAGCTGAATCCAGCCATTGGCCAACATCGACAAAGCAGGAGAGCATCATCGATACTTCAGAAATACGGAAGCATGTGATGACAACGTGTGCGAGATCAGCGGTTATGTTCAATGCGCACCATTTTTTGAGCTGGCGGCGGTTGTATAGAGCAGTGGCGATAATATTCCTGTTCGTCGATCGGTTACGAGCGAAATGCGCCAAGCAAGACATGCCAACAGCCACGACGATGGACCATGTGAGGAAAGCGAAAATACTACTTTATAAGCAATCCCAAGCCATCGCCTTCGCCGAAGAGTTGAAAGTGTTATCCGTGGGAGCGACGCTGCACAAAGGAAACAGATTGGTCGGATTGAACGCATATGTAGACAACGATGGAGTACTGCGGACTAGAGGCAGACTGAACTCAATTGACATAGCTGAAGACGCAATTATACTAGCTCCAGGATGCCGGATAACTAACCTAATAGCGAGGAGCTTTCACGAGAAGTACCATCATCTTGCCCACGAGACTGCAATAAACGACATCAAGGCTTCGTTTTACATCAGCCGCCTCCGAGTGTTGTATAAATCCGTGCGGAGTACATCCCAACGATGCAAGGTTGACAGTGCAGCTCCCAGACCACCCCAGATGGCACCGATTCCGAGAGCGAGAATAGGAAGCTTCCAGAGACCGTTTACTTACACAGGCGACGATTATTTTGGCCCGTTATTGGTGAACGTCGGCAGGCGCAAGGAGAAGAGATGGGTAGCTCTGTTCACCTGCCTCACGTTGCGCGCGGTGCATTTCGAGATCGCCTATAGTCTTGACACAAGTTCATGCATCATGTGCCTCTCCAATTTTATGGCGCTTCGAGGGACTCCAAAGGAAATATTGTCAGACAATGGTAcgaacttcagagccacggAAAAAGCCGTGCCCGAAGAGCTGAAAAAGATCGAGCACGATAAGATCACCATTAAGTTCGATGGCATAAAGTGGCGATTCAACCCACCAGGAGCACAACACATGGGTGGAGCATGGGAAAGACTTGTCCGTACAACAAAAGGAATTCTGAAAAACATTTGCCCAAATTACTCCTTCAACGACGAGGGCCTGAGAAATGCATTGATGGAGGCACAATTTATCATCAACTCGCGACCGCTCATGTTCGTAAGTCTGGAAACTGAGGATGACGCCGCTTTGACCCCGAACCACCTGCTGTTGGGGTCAGTGAATGGATACAAGCCACTGCCAAAAGAAGGGATGAATCTGCAGCGTAGATGGATTGAGACTCAGCGCTTCGGGGACcgtttttggcagcgatggatTAAAGAGTATGCGCCCGTATTAACCAGGCGCACCAAATGGTTCGAGAAGGTACCTCCCATAACCATTGGGAGCATCGTAGTCATCGTAGATGAGCTTCTACCCAGGAACTTGTGGTTAAAGGGACGAGTGATCGACACAATGATGGCCAAGGATGGACAAGTTCGACGAGTGACTATAAAGACCCAGCACGGCGTTTTGGAAAGACCAGCAACGAAGATAGCGGTTTTGGACATCGGCTTGGAGGATGGTAACTGA
- the LOC123257617 gene encoding uncharacterized protein LOC123257617 — MATPEPHDKALAVDTLIDTAGSGENTHAQERNPERTRNQLLLKMLEEKRQSEAKFIEEKYKLLMQMNPTDVPEAGMVRATDSPTSSQIAARQAIPKDLPTFSGDPEEWPLFISTFEYSTKAAGYTNVENMLRLQKSLKGKARELIRDKLLLPNLVLDVISTLKMFFGRPEHILERMVEQERRLAPPKDRLEALIEYALAVRNVCAIMEACDLKAHLNNPMLVKELVDKLPNQHKLNWAMQPRDDRIAAVKAFSDWLYKIAEAASLVVAPSFYKSGAVNTHNSRATQRQEADEPEPSRGQARSNASQTEAAQQQVQSGCVACGDISHRPPQYAEPETVELTDVQGGTMSYFTRTACIQNLVSTHQDDNYGSQFFRIIPVKLRNGSRMIEIYAFLDEGSSVTLVDASVFQRLGIQGQAAPMCLQWTAETTRIESESVKASVQISETNSDRFYWLNNVQTVQNLALPKQPVEMKELRSRFQHLRDLPLESYSAQPTLLIGSNNWKLAVPRRIREGKWNEPIASKCMLGWTIQGSTNPQRSIVMHHCDCDWQELHDDIKDHYSLETLVPRKLYSAEDKLAVKILETTCQEKSGKYEVGFPWRGGIDKLPESRGNALKRLTCIKKKVSQEPDMYEKIDAQVRNLLDKGYAVKLSNEETCRGNSRTWYLPIFIARNPNKPSKLRLVWDAAAKSHGCALNDYLLKGPDCLNPLIEVLLAFRVNKIAICGDIAEMFHRINIREEDMHAQRFLWYDRSSDKVETYVMRAMTFGISCAPFIAHFVRDKNAEAHQEDFPLALNAIQKAHYVDDYIDSMRNEQEAIQTTRQVIEVHRRGGFEIRN, encoded by the exons ATGGCCACCCCCGAACCGCACGACAAAGCGCTAGCTGTCGATACTCTAATCGATACGGCCGGCAGCGGAGAGAACACACACGCGCAGGAAAGAAATCCGGAAAGGACTAGGaaccaattgcttttaaagatGCTAGAGGAGAAAAGGCAATCGGAGGCAAAGTTTATAGAAGAAAAGTATAAACTTCTCATGCAGATGAATCCCACTGATGTACCGGAAGCCGGGATGGTTCGAGCTACAGATTCACCAACGAGCAGTCAAATAGCGGCTCGGCAAGCTATACCAAAAGATCTTCCAACATTCAGTGGAGATCCGGAGGAGTGGCCTTTATTTATCAGCACGTTCGAATACAGCACCAAAGCAGCTGGATACACCAACGTGGAAAACATGCTACGTCTGCAAAAGTCGCTTAAAGGAAAGGCTCGTGAACTGATTAGGGATAAACTTCTACTTCCGAACCTAGTTCTAGATGTCATCAGCACTCTGAAGATGTTCTTCGGCAGACCAGAGCATATCCTAGAAAGAATGGTGGAACAGGAGCGAAGACTGGCACCACCCAAAGACAGATTGGAGGCGTTAATAGAGTACGCGCTAGCAGTTCGCAACGTCTGTGCGATTATGGAGGCATGCGATCTGAAGGCACATCTTAACAATCCAATGCTGGTTAAGGAGCTCGTAGATAAGCTTCCCAACCAACACAAGCTAAACTGGGCAATGCAACCTCGCGACGATAGGATAGCAGCAGTTAAAGCATTCAGCGATTGGTTGTACAAGATTGCAGAGGCAGCATCTTTAGTAGTGGCGCCATCGTTTTACAAATCAGGCGCAGTTAACACTCACAACAGTCGCGCAACGCAAAGACAAGAGGCGGATGAGCCTGAACCATCACGAGGACAAGCACGATCGAACGCGAGCCAAACGGAAGCAGCTCAGCAGCAAGTTCAATCGGGGTGCGTGGCGTGCGGCGACATCAGTCACCGCCCACCACAAT ATGCCGAACCGGAAACTGTGGAGTTAACGGATGTACAAGGCGGCACCATGAGCTACTTCACACGTACTGCCTGTATACAAAATCTCGTGAGTACGCATCAAGACGACAACTACGGAAGTCAATTCTTTCGCATCATTCCAGTTAAGCTACGCAATGGCAGCAGGATGATCGAAATCTATGCATTCCTAGACGAAGGATCATCCGTGACTTTAGTAGACGCATCTGTATTCCAAAGATTAGGAATACAAGGCCAAGCTGCGCCAATGTGTTTACAGTGGACCGCAGAAACAACTCGAATTGAGAGCGAATCCGTAAAAGCATCAGTCCAAATCTCTGAAACCAATTCCGATAGATTTTATTGGTTGAACAACGTCCAGACCGTTCAGAACCTAGCACTGCCAAAACAGCCAGTCGAGATGAAAGAACTACGTAGCAGATTCCAGCATCTGAGAGACTTACCGCTAGAGTCCTATTCTGCCCAGCCGACATTGCTAATCGGGTCGAATAATTGGAAGCTAGCAGTCCCTCGCAGGATCCGAGAAGGGAAATGGAACGAACCGATAGCATCGAAGTGTATGCTAGGATGGACCATCCAAGGATCGACGAACCCCCAACGATCCATTGTCATGCATCACTGCGACTGCGATTGGCAGGAGCTTCATGACGACATCAAGGACCATTACAGCCTCGAGACGCTCGTACCACGTAAGCTATATTCAGCCGAAGATAAGCTAGCAGTCAAAATATTAGAGACCACCTGCCAAGAGAAGTCAGGAAAATACGAAGTCGGTTTTCCGTGGCGTGGTGGCATCGACAAACTGCCAGAGAGCCGCGGTAACGCTCTGAAGCGCCTTACCTGCATAAAGAAAAAGGTATCTCAGGAACCTGATATGTACGAAAAGATTGACGCCCAAGTCAGGAACCTTCTAGACAAAGGATACGCAGTTAAGCTATCCAACGAGGAAACCTGCCGTGGGAACAGCCGTACGTGGTATCTGCCGATATTCATAGCGCGAAATCCAAATAAGCCGAGTAAGCTAAGGCTGGTATGGGATGCAGCTGCGAAGTCACACGGATGTGCACTGAATGACTACTTACTTAAGGGACCAGATTGCCTGAACCCACTCATAGAGGTCTTACTAGCCTTTCGTGTCAACAAGATTGCGATTTGCGGAGACATTGCGGAAATGTTTCACAGGATCAACATCCGCGAGGAGGATATGCACGCGCAACGATTCTTATGGTATGACAGAAGCAGCGATAAAGTAGAAACCTATGTTATGCGGGCTATGACGTTTGGAATCAGTTGCGCACCATTCATCGCTCACTTCGTTCGAGATAAAAATGCAGAAGCCCATCAAGAAGATTTCCCATTGGCCTTAAACGCCATCCAAAAGGCGCACTACGTCGACGACTACATCGATAGCATGAGAAACGAACAGGAGGCCATCCAGACCACCAGACAAGTCATAGAGGTTCATCGAAGAGGCGGATTCGAGATCCGCAACTAG
- the LOC123257616 gene encoding uncharacterized protein LOC123257616, translating into MANNDTTQDDADVFHDTVSRGSDAVINRVAVKIPPFWTEHPELWLWQIEAQFVLAGITADDTKFNTILASIEAPVLARIADAIVNQPGTGKYENLKSCILERFCESEQKIIQKLISESDLGDKRPTQLLNELNALAA; encoded by the coding sequence ATGGCAAACAACGACACCACACAAGACGACGCCGACGTCTTTCACGATACCGTTAGCCGCGGTTCCGACGCAGTTATTAACCGCGTAGCGGTTAAAATTCCGCCCTTTTGGACCGAGCACCCAGAATTATGGCTGTGGCAAATCGAAGCCCAATTCGTTCTGGCAGGAATAACTGCAGACGACACGAAATTCAACACGATCCTGGCGTCAATCGAAGCACCGGTACTGGCCCGAATTGCCGACGCCATCGTCAACCAACCAGGCACAGGCAAGTACGAAAACTTAAAGTCGTGCATTTTGGAACGCTTCTGCGAAAGCGAGCAGAAGATAATCCAGAAGTTGATTTCGGAGAGTGACCTTGGTGACAAGCGCCCCACACAACTGCTCAATGAGTTAAACGCACTCGCCGCATAG